In Brevibacillus brevis, a genomic segment contains:
- a CDS encoding helix-turn-helix domain-containing protein, protein MQNLEPLHTFLNAALVQQTPYRIWIGHPDSLVLCYSNGPGKQEQPPKLRRDSLNHPYSFWQADKDAIFAADVDLDYQIVICLADTDTALLSEAEQSHLYLLCSGLYHEEIQKPLKRDLEKMIDSMHMLTSTLDLSDLLQKILQLALNVIPAGDAGVFRLYDSNSDLLTPLAIVGLPDAYLHYKTKPGENVSGKVYVDGTPRIYNTTEEMRSDHTHLSLENEEFVRNSRFAKAMIVVPVLLGESCIGTLAVLQFAKSKNFTERDLKLLQGFSSQVAIAYHNATLYKEARTHLDEATQLSSALHEKNQLLAKRISVHETLTQLSLKNKGINQLIAAINRMLDRPVAYVDFLDTGIYPGKSDPWPIQFDWVSAYFDHQRIEAGTASFSQQDYFLYPIVIGSVLLGCMIVRLSSPLTQMEMVTIEQSGSVLALEVVKNISMTELTYKKAHNFFTQLLEKQDPDKLLSQGLSLNFKIASCSFVAFCEIPGSFEPYEVEARIQRFLSIVNQRLSVVNKLIYGFHNKVTLLFSVQNEWEIKMVISQLMAIVNEWNQTASHFFYGGIGTAYKNMEDIAKSYEEAQKTVSFLLGRNQSGLMRYEEIGVNRFFLNQSEQEIEKFTEEIFLPLRSDQQTSNELEKTLLVYISSNRSAAATAKKLHIHINTLYQRLKRIEERLALSFDSHEDMLKIQLACHLRSSRFAEKP, encoded by the coding sequence ATGCAAAATCTCGAACCACTTCATACCTTTCTCAACGCCGCTCTCGTACAGCAGACACCTTATCGGATCTGGATCGGTCATCCGGATTCCCTGGTTCTGTGCTACTCGAATGGCCCCGGCAAACAGGAGCAGCCGCCAAAGCTTCGACGCGACAGTCTGAACCATCCCTATTCGTTTTGGCAAGCGGACAAGGATGCTATTTTTGCGGCAGATGTGGATTTGGATTACCAGATTGTCATTTGCCTTGCGGATACGGACACCGCTCTTCTATCCGAAGCGGAACAGAGCCATCTCTATCTGCTATGCAGCGGACTGTACCATGAGGAGATCCAGAAACCGCTCAAGCGGGATTTGGAAAAAATGATCGACAGCATGCACATGCTCACGTCCACCCTGGACTTGTCCGACCTCTTGCAAAAAATACTCCAGCTCGCCTTGAATGTAATTCCTGCCGGGGATGCCGGCGTTTTCCGCCTGTATGACTCCAATTCCGACCTGTTGACTCCGCTTGCAATCGTCGGGCTTCCTGATGCTTATTTGCACTACAAGACAAAGCCTGGAGAAAATGTCTCGGGCAAAGTGTACGTGGACGGGACCCCCCGTATCTACAACACCACAGAAGAAATGCGTTCCGATCATACCCATCTGTCTTTGGAAAACGAGGAGTTTGTGCGAAACAGCAGGTTTGCCAAAGCAATGATCGTCGTGCCCGTGCTGCTCGGGGAAAGCTGCATCGGAACACTGGCTGTTCTTCAATTTGCGAAGAGCAAGAATTTTACGGAACGAGACCTCAAACTATTGCAGGGCTTTTCATCCCAAGTGGCAATCGCCTACCACAACGCCACCCTCTACAAAGAAGCCCGGACCCATCTGGATGAGGCCACTCAGCTCAGCTCCGCGCTGCATGAGAAAAATCAGTTGCTTGCAAAAAGAATCAGCGTCCACGAGACGCTTACCCAGCTATCCTTGAAAAATAAAGGGATCAACCAGCTGATCGCCGCCATCAACCGGATGCTGGACAGGCCTGTCGCCTACGTCGATTTTCTGGATACCGGTATTTATCCGGGAAAGAGCGACCCATGGCCCATCCAATTCGACTGGGTCTCCGCCTATTTCGATCACCAGCGAATCGAGGCGGGAACCGCGAGTTTTTCTCAGCAAGATTACTTTCTTTACCCGATCGTCATCGGATCCGTGCTGCTGGGCTGCATGATCGTCAGGCTGTCCAGCCCCCTAACGCAAATGGAGATGGTCACAATCGAGCAAAGTGGATCGGTCCTCGCGCTGGAGGTCGTCAAAAACATCTCGATGACCGAGTTGACCTACAAGAAAGCGCACAACTTTTTCACTCAACTGTTGGAAAAGCAGGATCCCGACAAGCTGCTTTCACAAGGGCTGTCTCTTAACTTTAAAATCGCTTCCTGCAGTTTTGTGGCGTTCTGTGAAATCCCGGGCTCGTTTGAACCGTACGAGGTGGAGGCGAGAATCCAGCGATTTTTATCGATAGTCAATCAAAGACTGTCAGTTGTGAACAAACTGATTTACGGGTTTCATAACAAAGTAACCTTGCTGTTTTCGGTTCAAAATGAATGGGAAATCAAAATGGTCATCTCCCAGTTGATGGCCATCGTCAACGAATGGAACCAAACGGCTTCGCACTTTTTTTACGGGGGGATCGGAACTGCCTACAAAAATATGGAGGACATCGCGAAGAGCTATGAGGAAGCGCAAAAAACCGTTTCGTTTTTGCTGGGGAGAAACCAATCCGGTCTGATGCGCTACGAGGAAATCGGGGTCAATCGTTTCTTTTTGAACCAATCCGAACAAGAAATCGAGAAGTTTACCGAAGAGATTTTTCTCCCTCTGCGCTCCGACCAACAGACGAGCAACGAGCTGGAGAAAACGCTATTGGTCTACATCAGCTCCAACCGCTCAGCAGCTGCCACCGCAAAAAAGCTGCATATTCATATCAATACGCTGTACCAGCGTTTAAAACGGATCGAAGAGAGGCTCGCGCTCAGCTTTGACAGTCACGAAGATATGTTGAAAATACAATTGGCTTGTCATTTAAGAAGCAGCAGATTCGCTGAAAAGCCATAA